The genome window GGCCGCCGGTGGCGTCAGCCAGGCCCTGGAAAACGCGCGCAACCTCGACGCGGGCGTGCCCGTGCAGATCGAGGTGGAAAACCTGGCGCAATTACGCGAAGCGCTGGACGCGGGTGCCGTCTCCGTGCTGCTCGATAACTTCAGCAACGACATGCTGCGCGACGCCGTGGCCGTCACCAACGGCCGCGCCTTGCTGGAAGCGTCGGGCGGCATCAATGCCGACACCGTGCGGGCGATTGCCGAAACGGGCGTGGACCGCATCTCGATCGGCAGCCTGACGAAGGACGTGCGGGCCACCGATTACTCCTTGCGCATCGTCGGCTGATGAAAGGAGCAGGGCGGCGCCTGCTAACCTTGGCGCTGCTGTGGCCGACGCTGCTTGTGCCATCGCAGGCGCCAGCCCGGGAACTGCTGGCCGTGGGCGCGCAGTTCGAGCGCGTGTTCGAGTATCAGGACGGTGGCGAGTATGGCGGGCTGGGTGCGGAACTGCTGCGGCTGATGGCGGCGCGCACGGGTAACACCGTGCGTTTTCGCATGGTGCCGTGGGCGCGCGCGCAAGCCATGCTGGTGCAGGGCCAGGCCGATATCCTGATCGGCCCCTACAAGACGCCCGAGCGCATCGCCAGCATGGGGTTTTCCGACAAGCCGTTCTACCAGGACCAGATGGTCTTTTATACGCGCCAGGATGCCAGTTTCGGCTGGGATGGCGACTACGCGGCGCTGAAGAACCGCAGGGTGGTGCTGCTCAATGGCTGGGCGTATGGCGCGGACTGGGAGCGCGTGCGGCCCGGCTTGCAGGTCAGTGTGGCCAATAATGTGGAAAATGGCTTGAAGATGCTGGTGCACAACCACGTCGACGTGTTCATCAGCAACCGCCGCAATACCGACCCCGTGATCGCCCGCCTGGGCTATGCTCGCCAGGTGAAACCTTTGCCCAAGGTAATTGACATACAAAACGGCTATTTCGCCTTTCCCCGCTCTCCCACCTTCGACAAGCTGCGCCTGCAGTTCGATCAGGAACTGAATAGCCTGATCGATAGCGGCGAACTCAAAAAAATGGCTAAGCGCTTCGATGTGAGCGTGCCTTGAGCGCTTCCCCCGCGGCATGGCCGCGTTGAGGCATAGCGCCTGACACTTATTTCAAGTTTTTAAGTCATCGTGACATTTGATGACTATTAATCATTTTTTTAACTGCATACTGTCTTTCCCTGCTGAGCCGCGCCGCACCCATATGCCGCCGTTCAGCCACAGGGAAAGTTGGCCGCCGATGCCCTGAGCATCGGTTTTGCCGGCTTTCATTTTGCCGGGAGCGCGCCATGCCGTATGCGACAATTTTCCACTTCATCCTGCCGTGGTGCGGCCTGCCCGGCGACGCCCACAAGTCCGTGCCGGTGCCGGCCGGCGCGTATCGCAGTCCACTGCAACCGATTTATTGGCGCTTGCGGCGTTTGCCGCAAGCGTGACGATCAAGGTCGTCTGCGCGCAGCTGCGCTCGCTGATTGAGGGCAATGGCGATGGCGCACTGCTGGCGTGATGCGGACGGCTTACACGAGCATGAATTTTCGTCACTTAACGATAGCGCGACAGCGTTTTGTGGCTAATTTAAGCATGCAGCACACCTGGTTTGTTAACGAAACTTAAGGGAAATGCCATGACAGTGACCACTACGCTCAAGGGAAATATCGTAATCGGGACTTCCACCGATCCCACCAAGAACATCTCGATTCCGATCGAAACGCAATTGCCGCCAGCCAAAGCGCAAGAATTCGAATTCAAGTATGGTCCGCAGGCACCTCAGGATGCCATCACCATCGTCGTCGGCGATTTCATCACCTGGGCCGCCACGGCAGTCGGCCTGACAGTGACGGACGCCGACCTGCCCACCAGTTTGAAAACGCTGTCGGTGGCGGTGACCCAACTCGATATGAACACCAATGGCAACCTGACGCTCGCCACCAGTCTCGGTTCGGTCGACGCTGACAAGAAATGGAAGGATGACTGGACGCCGATCGCGGGCATCGCCATCAGCCTGCAAGGGGTGGCGCTGAGCATCGTGCGCACGCCCGCCTGAGGTCGCCGCCAGCTTGCATCGCGCGGCGCCTGCCGCGCGGTTTATCCACTTTTCAGCGCGGAATGCATATCGCATGAGCACCCTGGTCAATATTGCCGGCACGATCGTCTTGGGACAGGGAAGCCTGTCGGCCAGGCTATCGCTGCCGGGCACCAGTATTCTGGCCGAGCTGGAGAAAAATTCCAGTATCGATTTTCGCCAGATGATCGACGAGCTCATGCGGGCGAGCTTCCTGTCCTTGCCGGATAGTTTCCCCCAGCTATTGTTGACAGCCGCATCCTTGCAATACGACTGCCAATCCGGTGATCTGTCGTTTAGCGGCACCGTACAGATGGACTGGCACGATCCGCTGGGCTTGACGGGCGTCACGGTCAAGGACTGGACGCTGGCGTTCAAGCGTGGTGCGTCCGGCGCCTCGCTCCACTTCCAGATCCGGCTCGATTTCGGCAGCCTGCGCCTGACGGGCGATATCTGGTTCGAGCAAGGCAAGCTGGTCGTGGTCAGCGCGACCATCGCACAGCCCATTTCCATCTACACCTTCCTGTCCTCGGCCGCGCTGGGAGTGAATTGGGGCGATTTGATTCCCATTGAATTTTCCGGCCAGGCGCCAGACAAGCCCATCCGACTGTACTATGCCACCGCGCCATTTGGGGGATTCCCGACGCAAGGCTTCGTGCTGGACCAGACGCAGATCTCCATCATGGATTTCAGCGCCTTCGTGTCGGTGGCCGTGACGACGGGCGGCACCAGCAGTGGCGTGCGCATCAGCGGCAGCCTGAGCGCGCCCATCGACCTGGGTTTTCTGCAGATCTATGACAGCAGCTTCGCCCACGCACCCGAAGTCACCGTGTTCAGCCAGGGTGGCGACAAGGGAGCGCAGCTGAGTGTCGGCCTGCAATTCCTGCAGACCAGGTTCAATCTGTCGAGCATCCTGAGGATCACCCAGGAAGTAGGCGACTATACTCAATTTGGCGGCGTCCTGAGCGCCAACGGGACCTATGGACCGTTCACCGACCCCAGTATCAGTTTTACCTATAGCAAGAAAAATGGCTTCCAGGTCAGCAACTGGGCGCCGCCCGATACCTTGCTGGCGGACTTGCAATTACTGCAGACGCTGCAAAAACTGAGCAACACAAATGGATGTGGCGCCTTCGTCGGCCTGGTGTTCGACAAGGTCGTCACTTCCGCTTTCAAGGTAAAGCCGTCTTTTTCCTCCACCAATGGATTGAAGATAGAGCTGCGCGGGACGTTCACCATCCTGGTGGCGGGCGAGCCGGTGGTCTCGGTCGACTTTCCTGCGCCGATCAGCATCCCCATCACCAAGCCCGACAGTTTTTCCTTTGACGCCCTGGGCCAGCTGATTATCGATGCCATCGTCGGCGCCGCCGCCTCGCTGGTGAAGGCGCTGCTCGACGATCCTGCAAAGTCGGCTGCCTTCTTTGCTGCCACCGTGGCCCCGGCCGTGCTGAAGTCCGTGGCGTCCACTTTGCTGTGCAACAACTGGCCGACGACGCCACCTTCACCACCGCCGCCGCCACCACCACCGCCGCCACCGCCGCCGCCACCACCGCCGCCACCACCGCCGCCACCACCGCCTGGACCTGGGCCAGGACCGGGGCCGGCCGTTCCCGCTGCGCCGGCCGCGCCGGTGCTCAGCTTCCAGGGCGGCAAGGTGCTGGCAAGCTGGCAGGCCGCGGACCGCGCCAGCAGCTACGGCGCCAGACTGTGCGGTCCCGACGGCACCCTGCTCGATTTTGTCAGTGTCGCGGGATTGTGCGCCAGCCTCGATCCTTCGACCAGCCTGCTGGCGGGGCGCTACAGCGTTGCCGTCAAGGGCATCAATAGCGCCGGCAGCGGCGCCTGGAGCCCGGACGCGACGATGCTGCGCCTGGCGCCGCCGGCGTCCCTGCTGGCCGTGCCCGGCACCGACGCCGTCAGCTTGCAGTGGACGGCGCAGGACGCGGCGGCCGCCTTCATCATCGGCGTGACGGCGCCCGGTGGCGCCGAGCAGGAAACGCCGGTGGCGGCCGGCTTGCGGCAGGCCGATGTGCCCATCGCCGCCGCATCGCCCGCCGGTAACTATGCCTTGCGCATGCAGGCGCGCAACGGCGCGCTTGACATGCCGAGCGCGTGGAGCGAGGCCGTCGCCGTCAGCAAGCTGGCCGCGCCGGATAGTCCCGTGCTGCAACTGGCGCAGCGCAGCGTGACGTTGGGCTGGCAGACGGGCGACGCCAGGCTTGCCTATGTGGCCCGGTTGCGCGACCCGCTGGACCAGGTGCGGCAGCAGCAGGTGGCCGCCGGCGCCTTGCCCACTGCGCAATTCGTGCTCGATGCGCCGGCGCCGGCCGGACAATATCAGGCCACCGTGCAAGCCGTGCAAGCGGGCCAGGCCTTGCCAAGCGCGCCAAGCGCGCCGGCTGCCCTGACTGTGCTGGGACAGGTGGTGATGACGACCGGCAGCTACCAGGAGCCCGATATCGTGTTGCAATGGGCGCCGGTGGACGGCGCCGCGCACTACCGCATGCAGGTGACGAACGCCGCGGGCGAGGTGATCGCCGACGGCCAGACGGCGTCGAGCGCCGCGCAAGGCCGGATCGCCTTGCCTCCCGCCACGCCGCCGGGCACGGTCACTGCCAGGGTGCTCGCCCTGGCCAGCCTGGCGCTGGTGATGCAGGGCGCATTCAGTGCGCCGCTGGAAATCACCGTCGTGCCGCCACTGACGCCGTTACAGTTTGCTCAACAGCAATTCGCACTGCACGCAGGCGGCGCCGATTGCGCCGGCGCCATGCTGGCGCGCTTTCCGGGCCTGCATGCGGCCCCGCTGGCGCAAGTCATGGCGCAGGCCGGCTACACGGCGCAGGCCACGGCGCAAGGCTTGCGCGCCGCCTATCCAACGCTGTCGGTCGAGCAGTTGCTCGACGCGCTGCTGGCGGCATATGGCACGGCGACGCCACAGGCGTATGCCATGCAGCTGCATGCGGCGGGCAAGGGAGGGGCGCAAGCGGGACCTTTATTGCTGGCCAACTTCCCCGGCCTGAGCCCGGCGCAAAACGCCATGGCGCTGGCGCACGCCGGCTATATCGCCGCCGAAACGACGCAGGGCTTGCGCGCCGCCTATGCGGGCCTGGGCGTGCAGCAACTGGTGCAGGCCCTGCAAGGCGCGTATGTCTTTGATGGTCCGGGCGAGGCGGCGCGCGCGGCGCGGGCCGCAGGGCAGAGCGCCGTTGAAGCCGGCAGGGCCGTGCTGGCCGCCTTGCCGCAAGCCGATGGCGCGACGCTGGCCAAGGCGTTGGCGCAGGCCGGCTATACCGCGCAGCAGTGTAGCGGCGCGCTGCGCGTCATGTATCCCGCGCTGACGGTCATGCAACTGGTGGCCGCCTTGCGCCAGGCCTATGGATTGGAATCATGAAGCCCGACATCGATATCGACATCAACGCGGACGGCGAAGCTACGCTGGCCTTGAGCTCGCTACACAGGGCCGCCGTGCGCAGCGCGCCTTTTGCGCATGTGGTGCTGGACCAATTCCTGTCCGCGCCCGCTTATCAGCGGCTGCAGGGGACGTTTGCGGCCTTGCGCGCGCGCGGCTTGTCCGAGCAATTTGTTACCGATCGGCTGGCGCGTTTTCCCGGCTACGATGCCTATTGTTGGGTGATCGGCCGCCAGGCGCCGCCGGCCCTGGCGCTGTTTCTCGACCCGCGCCTGCGCGATCATTGCCAGCGCCTGTTTGACTTGCCTCTGGGCGACGAGATGGTGGCCGAATTCCATCATCACTTGCCGGGCAGCCGCTCCGATGCCTGGCACGACGACTACAATCTGGCGTATTTCTCGTCCCCGCCTGGCGTGGGTGCGGGCATGCGGCCCTGGCACTTCGAATGCAATTACATGGATGGCGGCATGGCAGGCGGGGCTGCGACGGTGCAGCGCTGCCGCGCCGTGACGCTGATCTACTATTTCGGCGCCGAGGGCTGGCAAGACGGCATGGGCGGCGAAACCGAACTGGGATGGGAAGCGCAAGGGCAGGTGAGCACCGTCGAACGCATCGCCCCGCTGGCGAACCGCTTGCTCGCCTTCGCCTGCAGTCCCAGCTCCTATCACCGCTTCATGTCGAATCACGGTTTCGAACGCAATTCGCTGATCCTGTGGTATCACGGCCAGGCGCAAGACGCGGCGCGCCGCCATGGCCACGGGCCCAGGGGCTGGAGCGGAGGCGATATCGCCGGCGGTGCGCGTGACGCCGACGGCTTGCCGGTCGACCATTTTGTGCAACCGGGAACGCTGGCGGAGGGATGGCCATGAGTGACGCGGACGGTACGCTGGCCATTGCCGTGAACGGCGAACTGCGCCTCGGTAGCGGTGACGGGCAGATCAGCACGCAGAATTTCCTTTTGCAGTTTTCAGCCGCCGATGGCAAGGCCGTGGCGACCTTGCCCATCGCGCAGTTCATGGGCTGGGCGGCCCAGGCGCTGGCGCCGCAGCTGGGCGCTGATGCACTGCCGCAGGGCATCGGCGACATGAACATCGCGCTCCAGGAGCTGGGGTTTGACAGCAGCAACGCCTTCCAGGTGAGCGTGACCTTGGGCAAACAGGAAGAGGGCAAATGGGTGCAGTGCTGGAATCCGATCGCCAATCTTGCCGTTTCTGTCTGCGCGCTCACCATTTCCATCCGTCGCACCAGTTGATTCACCACCACCACGTTGAACTTTCTTAAGGAAAACAGCCACCATGGATACGACCGCACAAGCATATTTGACTGAACAATTGACGCAGTACAAGCGTCAGGGGCAGGGCGCCGAGCAGGCCGTGCAAACTCTGCGCAAGGAGAATTTTCCGGCCGTTTTTACGTTGGGCATGCCGCTTCCTGGCCTGGCCGCGCTGGTTGACGCCCGAATATTGGCAGGGGCGCTTGTGGCCGTGTTTGCCGACATTACGCCGCTGGAGCTGGCGCGCATCCTGAAAAATGACTTCGGCGGCACGCCGGCCGACGTGGCCATGGGCCTGGCGTTTGGCTTTCCCGCCCTGTCGGCGCTGGCGGTGGGGACGCTGCTGCTTGACAGCCAGGTCTATCCCGCGCTGTCATCGGACGCCATGCGCCCGGCCTTGCTGGCCGGCGGCTTTGCCGCGGCCGACGTGGCCGGCGCCATCGCCGCGCTGTATCCGGCGCAGGTGGCGGCGGTGGGCTCGCTGCAGCTTGAAAATGGCTATCTGTACTGTAACGACAATCCCGCCTATCACATGGGCGTCGGCGACTTCAGCGTGCAGGCCTGGTTCCGCACCCGCAGCGGCGGCAGTGTGCTGGGCAAGAAGCCGACGGCGGGCGGCGCCGGCAACGGCGGCTTTCTGCTGGTGGTGCGGCCCGATGGCAGCATCAAGTTCGCCACCGATAATGGCTACGGTTTCTTCGAGTTTGACAGCGTTGCCAGCAATGCCTGCGACAATGGCTGGCACCATGTGGCCGCCGTGCGCCAGGGCGCCAGTATTACGCTGTACCTCGATTGCGGCGCGGCCATGGCAGGCAGCACGCGCGGCAACGCCGCCGCGCCCCTGAATGTCGATAATGGTTACCGGCTGACCATTGGCAGCGTGGACCAGGATCAAGAACCGTTCCGCGCCTTCCATGGAGCGCTGGCGGAGGTCAGGCTGTGGGGCGCGGCGCTCAGCCAGGCACAAAATGCGGCCAACTACCAGTTGCGCCTGGCGCCCGGCACGGCCGCCCTGGCGGGTTACTGGTCCGCGGAATTCGGCCTGAGCAACGATTTTTCCGCCACCCGCAATAGCATGCACACCTCGGGCGGCGTGGTGGCATCGAACGACGCGCCGCCGGTGCGCGCCGGCCAGGCGCCCGCCATGCTGGGCCAATTTTCCGGCATCTATGACACAGCCACCAAATGGGGTGGCGACAGCGGCTCCTGGGAGGCGGCGGGAGCGCTGTATCTGACGCGCATGGGTTTTGTTGTCCAGGGAACGCAACTGATGACTGGTGTCGTCATCGATGGAGTAACGATCAACTGGCCCACCGACGGTAATCCCTGCACGGCGTCACTGAACTTCCTCGCTTCCAGCAGCACCGCGTATTACTGGCCGGACGGTCCGCAAAACCAGCCCGTGTTCCAGGGTTCCAGCCGTTCAGGCTCCAGCGGCCCGCTCGACTATCGCGGCGCGCTCAGGAAGCCGGTAGGCTAAGCGCCGCCGGGAAGCGGCCACTACAGCTGGCGTGCCTCAAACGTATTGCACTGGGAAATCTGGCCGCTCTCGATACCCTTGCTGAACCAGCGCACGCGCTGTTCCGAGGTGCCGTGCGTAAACGAGTCGGGCACGACATGGCCTTGCGACTGGCGCTGCAGCGCATCGTCACCGATGGCCGTGGCCGCTTTCAGGGCCGCTTCCACATCGCCCTGTTCCAGGATCTTGCGGTCCTGGTTCGCGTGGAATGCCCATACGCCGGCAAAGCAGTCGGCCTGCAATTCCAGGCGCACGGACATGGCGTTGGCCTGGCGCTCCGATTGCGTGCGGCGCGCCTTGTCGACCTTCTCGGACAAGCCCAGCAGGTTTTGCACGTGGTGGCCCACTTCATGCGCAATCACATACGCTTGCGCAAATTCGCCCGAGACCTTGAAGCGCTGCTGCATCAGCTTGAAGAAATCGAGGTCCAGGTAGACTTTCTGGTCGCCGGGGCAATAAAAGGGTCCGCTGGCGCTCTGGCCCGTGCCGCAGGCTGTGGGGATGCTGCCCGAAAACAGCGACAGCTTGGGGCGGACGTAAGTGCCGCCTTCGGCCTTGAACAGGGCACCCCACGTGTCTTCCGTATCGGCCAGCACGGTTTTCACGAAGCGGGCCATCTCGTCCGATTCGGGTGGCTGGCGCGCGGGCGACTGGCTTTGCTGGGTGCTGACCTGGCCACCACCACCACTGAGCAGATTCAGCAAGGTAAGGGGATTGACGCCCAGCACATACGAGCCGACGAGGGCGATGACGATGGTGCCGATGCCGATCGAGCGCCCGCCAAAGCCAAAGCCTCCTCCGCCACCGCCACCGCCGTCACCTTCGCCACGGTGGTCTTCCACATTGTCGCTTTCGCGATTGCCTTGCCATTTCATGATCTTTACTCCTGCTGCGATTGATTGTGCTTATGCCGCGTGACAAGCTGCGGATGTTGTTGCTACATGTTGCAATTATCTCAGTTTCTGCTAGTGAACACAGTGCTATTGCAATGCTTTTTTAGAGAACATCCAGCATAGTGGCATCGACGTCGGACAGTTATGATGCTCGCTATGGGAGCTACGGTAAAGCCTACGCTGTGAGTCATTGTGTGGTTGGGCTTAACTAGGAAAGCCCTAATGCGACTGCAAAGCATGACACTGCACTGTTCTTCCATTCATTTGGGCAATGGCTGCAAGGTATAGTTACTTCGACGGAGACCTCCAAGAGGTTAGGGGTATGTTGTCAGGCACATATTTAGGGGTCAATGTCCCTAAGCAAGCACTCCCATGTAATACTAGAACAAATTTATGTGTTTTTCTTATCTTTATGGATCTCTATGAGTAGCTTAGAAAATAAAGGAAATCTGCTTGGTGATGTTCGCGCTGAGCATGATCATAATATGTTAGATACGGCATTTTATGATTGGCAAGACTATAAAATTCTAGCGGAAGCTGACGGTAGATTTTTAGTCGTGGGCCGCCGAGGTACCGGGAAAAGTGCACTTACTTATAGATTAATGAAGGACTGGAAAGCGCAAAAAAATTTCGTGATAGTTGTTGCTCCGAATGAAGAAGATGTTTTTGGATTGCGTGCCGCAGCAGCAAAATATGGACAGACGTTAACGAGAATTCGTTCGGCAATAAAAACAGGATGGCGTTACGCATTGATTATGGAACTGGGTTGCGCGTTGGAGCAGTATTATAAGACGCAAAACATGATAAGCGCGTCAGCATTAAATGCTCCACTTAAAAAATGGAAAGGTCTTGGTGATAATATTGTTTCTCGCCTTAAAAAAACATTAAATGATGCTATTATTCCAGGTGAAAGTGCGGAAGAGAGCATATCTGAGCTTGCAACAAGGTTGAATCTAAATTCACTAACTTGTGATTTGGATGAATTGCTGCGCGTGGCTGGTAAGAGAGTAATGATTTTAATTGATCGACTTGATGAGGGGTATGAGTCAGATGAGGTTGGGATTGGAATAGTCGATGGCATTATCTATGGATCTGATGATTTAAGAACAAAAACATCAAATATAAGAACAATATTATTTCTTAGGGATAATATATTTAGGGCTATTCAGATTTCAGATCAAGATTTTAGCCGAAATGTTGAAGGAAGTGTATTGAGATTGCATTGGGATGTCCAAGAGTTATTTTATTTGGTATGCAAAAGGATTCGACAAGCATTTTCTATTGATGTGGAAAGTGAT of Janthinobacterium sp. PAMC25594 contains these proteins:
- a CDS encoding ABC transporter substrate-binding protein produces the protein MKGAGRRLLTLALLWPTLLVPSQAPARELLAVGAQFERVFEYQDGGEYGGLGAELLRLMAARTGNTVRFRMVPWARAQAMLVQGQADILIGPYKTPERIASMGFSDKPFYQDQMVFYTRQDASFGWDGDYAALKNRRVVLLNGWAYGADWERVRPGLQVSVANNVENGLKMLVHNHVDVFISNRRNTDPVIARLGYARQVKPLPKVIDIQNGYFAFPRSPTFDKLRLQFDQELNSLIDSGELKKMAKRFDVSVP
- a CDS encoding 2OG-Fe(II) oxygenase; the protein is MKPDIDIDINADGEATLALSSLHRAAVRSAPFAHVVLDQFLSAPAYQRLQGTFAALRARGLSEQFVTDRLARFPGYDAYCWVIGRQAPPALALFLDPRLRDHCQRLFDLPLGDEMVAEFHHHLPGSRSDAWHDDYNLAYFSSPPGVGAGMRPWHFECNYMDGGMAGGAATVQRCRAVTLIYYFGAEGWQDGMGGETELGWEAQGQVSTVERIAPLANRLLAFACSPSSYHRFMSNHGFERNSLILWYHGQAQDAARRHGHGPRGWSGGDIAGGARDADGLPVDHFVQPGTLAEGWP
- a CDS encoding LamG domain-containing protein, yielding MDTTAQAYLTEQLTQYKRQGQGAEQAVQTLRKENFPAVFTLGMPLPGLAALVDARILAGALVAVFADITPLELARILKNDFGGTPADVAMGLAFGFPALSALAVGTLLLDSQVYPALSSDAMRPALLAGGFAAADVAGAIAALYPAQVAAVGSLQLENGYLYCNDNPAYHMGVGDFSVQAWFRTRSGGSVLGKKPTAGGAGNGGFLLVVRPDGSIKFATDNGYGFFEFDSVASNACDNGWHHVAAVRQGASITLYLDCGAAMAGSTRGNAAAPLNVDNGYRLTIGSVDQDQEPFRAFHGALAEVRLWGAALSQAQNAANYQLRLAPGTAALAGYWSAEFGLSNDFSATRNSMHTSGGVVASNDAPPVRAGQAPAMLGQFSGIYDTATKWGGDSGSWEAAGALYLTRMGFVVQGTQLMTGVVIDGVTINWPTDGNPCTASLNFLASSSTAYYWPDGPQNQPVFQGSSRSGSSGPLDYRGALRKPVG
- a CDS encoding neutral zinc metallopeptidase, whose translation is MKWQGNRESDNVEDHRGEGDGGGGGGGGFGFGGRSIGIGTIVIALVGSYVLGVNPLTLLNLLSGGGGQVSTQQSQSPARQPPESDEMARFVKTVLADTEDTWGALFKAEGGTYVRPKLSLFSGSIPTACGTGQSASGPFYCPGDQKVYLDLDFFKLMQQRFKVSGEFAQAYVIAHEVGHHVQNLLGLSEKVDKARRTQSERQANAMSVRLELQADCFAGVWAFHANQDRKILEQGDVEAALKAATAIGDDALQRQSQGHVVPDSFTHGTSEQRVRWFSKGIESGQISQCNTFEARQL